AATTGCCCTATTGTATATTGCTTCATTGTTTGTCACCTCCTGCTAATAATATAACACAAAAGTTATAGTTTAGCAAGCTGGTTCTATAATATTTTATAGTTTCATGTCAACAGCCCCTCGCCTCCAATTATTTAACGGGTATCGGCTTGGCATTCCTCTACCCGTTTTATTATTAACCATTTATGCTTTTCCACTACTTCCAAAAATACGGATTTTTTCACGAACCACTGCCGTCATTTTCTCCCGTGCAGGTCCCAATAATTTTCGGGGATCAATTTCCGCGGGATTAGCGGCTAGGGCCTCCTTTAATCCCCCCACAAAAGCTTCGCGAATATTAGTATCAATATTAATTTTACGCACTCCCAAAGCAATAGCCTGTTTTAAATCAGCATCCGCTACTCCGGAGGAACCATGTAATACAATTGGTATTTTAACCAAACAACGAATTTCCCGCAAACGTTCAAAATCAAGTTCTGGTTCAAACTTATAAGGTCCATGTGCTGTACCGATGGCTACCGCCAGTGAATCTACATCTGTTGCTTCCACAAAATATTTAGCTTCCGCGGGATCGGTTAACATTGCATCTTTTTCATCTACATGCACATCATCTTCACTACCCCCAATTTTACCTAATTCAGCTTCGGTAGTTACCCCTACTGCTTGGG
Above is a genomic segment from Clostridia bacterium containing:
- a CDS encoding class II fructose-1,6-bisphosphate aldolase; translated protein: MPLVSGKEILQAAEKGNYAVGAFNCNNMEIVQAIIAAAEAEKSPVIIQASQGAIKYAGLDYIVSLVTLAAEKSSVPVCLHLDHGTDFQQVIRCLARGFTGVMYDGSQVPLEENIATTKKIVELAQAVGVTTEAELGKIGGSEDDVHVDEKDAMLTDPAEAKYFVEATDVDSLAVAIGTAHGPYKFEPELDFERLREIRCLVKIPIVLHGSSGVADADLKQAIALGVRKINIDTNIREAFVGGLKEALAANPAEIDPRKLLGPAREKMTAVVREKIRIFGSSGKA